A window of Ipomoea triloba cultivar NCNSP0323 chromosome 2, ASM357664v1 contains these coding sequences:
- the LOC116010195 gene encoding 5'-3' exoribonuclease 3-like isoform X1: MGIPAFYRWLLERYPRSVEPAVEETPATVNGVTVPIDTTGPNPNGYEFDNLYLDMNGIVHPCFHPEGLPPPKTYDDVFMAVFKYLDRIFSIIRPRKLLFMAIDGVAPRAKMNQQRARRFRAAKDAADAADAASGIENLRGIHESKGADSSDTKRLDSNVITPGTEFMAMLSSALQYYVQTRMNEDPGWKGIKVILSDASVPGEGEHKIVSYIRLQRNLHGFDPNTRHCLYGLDADLIMLALATHEVHFTVLREDVRKAHSKDRGPKHLKHVQVAECGKELENFISQQKFQLLRIWVLRDYLAYDLQIPDSAVKIDLERLIDDFVFMCLFVGNDFLPHMPSLEISEGAIDLLMNVYKKEFVQMGGYLTNSFEVNLKRVEHFIQAVGSCENRIFKKRIQARKEWERPMRHHSTKSGPKGNQTKSHANFKTALEDDKVKLGEEGWKDRYYAEKFGVESVEDCDRVRRDTVLKYAEGICWVMHYYYQGVCSWQWFYPYHYAPFASDFHGFDQLEITFTLGKPFKPFDQLMGVLPAASAQALPLSYRELMTDPLSPILDFYPPDFELDINGKRHSWQAVCKLPFIEEFRLLSEIGKVENTLTDEEKKRNSLGLDMLFIHGSHPLGGKIFSFCERNKDNPKLTQTKVKRKINPKFSHGMNGYMYISDKPVCPIEIPSPIDGMDMIRDNKVICVFYKVPSFHPHITRLPEGVILPGKAIKKHDIKPPPMLWHEKTAITTGRVTVRPMPPKSISGSCLARLAHRLVSENLIVPRQGNGVNMALQAPLSNPTCPDDENLDECRKRKRKAEKRKAQHERKRQRLKQLEDAIADPSQKSSIGPAVYACNNAPEQCTMILGNISGDISTCA, from the exons ATGGGTATACCTGCGTTTTATCGATGGCTGCTCGAACGATACCCTCGTTCCGTTGAGCCGGCAGTGGAAGAAACTCCGGCTACGGTCAATGGCGTTACCGTCCCAATTGACACTACCGGACCAAATCCTAACGGTTATGAATTTGATAACTTGTATCTCGATATGAATGGGATTGTACACCCTTGTTTTCATCCTGAAGGCTTG CCTCCTCCGAAGACCTACGATGATGTGTTCATGGCGGTATTCAAGTATCTTGATAGAATCTTTTCAATCATTAGGCCCCGGAAGCTTTTATTCATGGCGATTG ATGGAGTTGCACCGCGTGCTAAAATGAATCAACAGCGAGCAAGGCGTTTTAGAGCTGCTAAAGATGCAGCTGATGCAGCTGATGCA GCTTCTGGAATAGAGAATCTGAGAGGGATACATGAATCAAAAGGGGCAGATTCATCAGATACTAAAAGACTAGATTCTAATGTAATCACTCCTGGAACTGAATTCATGGCTATGCTGTCATCTGCACTACAATACTATGTACAGACCAGAATGAATGAGGACCCAGGCTGGAAAGGAATCAAG GTTATTCTCTCTGATGCTAGTGTACCTGGTGAAGGAGAGCACAAGATTGTTTCTTACATCCGCTTGCAAAGGAATCTTCATGGTTTTGATCCTAACACACGGCATTGCTTGTATGGATTG GATGCAGATCTGATTATGCTTGCACTTGCCACCCACGAAGTTCACTTCACGGTTCTAAGAGAA GATGTTCGCAAAGCACACTCCAAGGATAGAGGTCCAAAACATTTGAAACATGTCCAAGTTGCAGAGTGTGGCAAGGAGTTAGAAAATTTTATATCACAACAGAAGTTTCAG CTTCTCAGAATATGGGTTCTCAGGGACTATCTAGCTTATGATTTACAAATACCAGATTCAGCAGTTAAAATAGACCTGGAACGACTGATAGATGATTTCGTTTTTATGTGTTTATTTGTTGGAAATGATTTTTTACCACACATGCCTTCATTGGAGATATCAGAG GGGGCCATTGACTTGCTCATGAATGTCTACAAGAAGGAATTTGTCCAAATGGGTGGTTACCTTACTAATTCATTTGAG GTTAATTTGAAAAGGGTGGAGCATTTCATACAAGCTGTTGGTTCATGTGAAAATAGGATCTTTAAAAAGCGCATACAG GCAAGAAAAGAATGGGAGAGGCCAATGAGACATCATTCAACTAAA TCAGGTCCTAAAGGGAATCAAACTAAAAGCCATGCAAATTTCAAGACTGCTTTGGAAGATGACAAG gTTAAATTAGGGGAAGAGGGCTGGAAAGACAGATATTATGCAGAAAAATTTGGGGTTGAATCTGTTGAAGACTGTGATAGGGTTCGTAGGGATACG GTTTTGAAATATGCTGAAGGGATATGTTGGGTGATGCATTATTACTACCAAGGAGTCTGCTCCTGGCAATG GTTTTATCCTTATCACTATGCTCCGTTTGCATCTGATTTTCATGGTTTTGATCAATTAGAAATAACTTTCACACTAGGCAAGCCCTTCAAGCCTTTTGATCAGTTGATGGGTGTCCTTCCAGCTGCAAG TGCACAAGCACTCCCTCTTTCGTACAGGGAGTTGATGACAGATCCACTATCCCCCATTTTGGACTTCTATCCTCCTG ATTTTGAGCTTGACATCAATGGAAAAAGGCATTCATGGCAG GCTGTGTGTAAGTTACCATTTATTGAGGAATTCCGTCTTCTCTCAGAGATAGGAAAAGTTGAGAATACATTGACG GAtgaagaaaagaagagaaacaGCCTTGGACTTGATATGCTATTTATTCATGGATCACATCCTTTAGGTGGAAAGATCTTTTCATTCTGTGAACGGAATAAAGATAATCCAAAGCTGACACAGACAAAAGTGAAGCGGAAAATCAACCCAAAATTCAG CCATGGAATGAATGGGTACATGTATATTTCTGATAAACCCGTGTGTCCTATAGAGATACCTTCACCAATTGATGGCATGGATATGATAAGAGACAACAAAGTAAT ATGTGTATTTTATAAAGTCCCTTCTTTTCATCCTCATATTACCAGACTGCCTGAAGGAGTAATATTGCCTGGAAAG GCTATCAAAAAGCATGACATCAAGCCACCTCCAATGCTGTGGCATGAGAAGACTGCCATCACCACAGGGAGAGTCACCGTAAG GCCTATGCCTCCCAAGTCTATATCGGGATCTTGTTTGGCGAGGCTAGCTCATCGGCTTGTTTCGGAAAATCTTATTGTGCCGCGACAAGGAAACGGGGTTAACATGGCATTGCAAGCACCTTTGTCAAACCCGACATGTCCTGACGATGAAAACCTTGACGAATGCAGGAAGAGGAAGCGTAAGGCTGAAAAAAGAAAGGCTCAGCATGAACGCAAGAGACAGAGACTTAAACAACTGGAGGATGCCATTGCTGACCCTTCACAAAAGAGTTCCATTGGACCGGCAGTGTATGCTTGCAATAACGCTCCCGAGCAATGTACAATGATTTTAGGAAATATCTCTGGGGATATATCAACCTGCGCGTAA
- the LOC116010195 gene encoding 5'-3' exoribonuclease 3-like isoform X2: protein MGIPAFYRWLLERYPRSVEPAVEETPATVNGVTVPIDTTGPNPNGYEFDNLYLDMNGIVHPCFHPEGLPPPKTYDDVFMAVFKYLDRIFSIIRPRKLLFMAIDGVAPRAKMNQQRARRFRAAKDAADAASGIENLRGIHESKGADSSDTKRLDSNVITPGTEFMAMLSSALQYYVQTRMNEDPGWKGIKVILSDASVPGEGEHKIVSYIRLQRNLHGFDPNTRHCLYGLDADLIMLALATHEVHFTVLREDVRKAHSKDRGPKHLKHVQVAECGKELENFISQQKFQLLRIWVLRDYLAYDLQIPDSAVKIDLERLIDDFVFMCLFVGNDFLPHMPSLEISEGAIDLLMNVYKKEFVQMGGYLTNSFEVNLKRVEHFIQAVGSCENRIFKKRIQARKEWERPMRHHSTKSGPKGNQTKSHANFKTALEDDKVKLGEEGWKDRYYAEKFGVESVEDCDRVRRDTVLKYAEGICWVMHYYYQGVCSWQWFYPYHYAPFASDFHGFDQLEITFTLGKPFKPFDQLMGVLPAASAQALPLSYRELMTDPLSPILDFYPPDFELDINGKRHSWQAVCKLPFIEEFRLLSEIGKVENTLTDEEKKRNSLGLDMLFIHGSHPLGGKIFSFCERNKDNPKLTQTKVKRKINPKFSHGMNGYMYISDKPVCPIEIPSPIDGMDMIRDNKVICVFYKVPSFHPHITRLPEGVILPGKAIKKHDIKPPPMLWHEKTAITTGRVTVRPMPPKSISGSCLARLAHRLVSENLIVPRQGNGVNMALQAPLSNPTCPDDENLDECRKRKRKAEKRKAQHERKRQRLKQLEDAIADPSQKSSIGPAVYACNNAPEQCTMILGNISGDISTCA from the exons ATGGGTATACCTGCGTTTTATCGATGGCTGCTCGAACGATACCCTCGTTCCGTTGAGCCGGCAGTGGAAGAAACTCCGGCTACGGTCAATGGCGTTACCGTCCCAATTGACACTACCGGACCAAATCCTAACGGTTATGAATTTGATAACTTGTATCTCGATATGAATGGGATTGTACACCCTTGTTTTCATCCTGAAGGCTTG CCTCCTCCGAAGACCTACGATGATGTGTTCATGGCGGTATTCAAGTATCTTGATAGAATCTTTTCAATCATTAGGCCCCGGAAGCTTTTATTCATGGCGATTG ATGGAGTTGCACCGCGTGCTAAAATGAATCAACAGCGAGCAAGGCGTTTTAGAGCTGCTAAAGATGCAGCTGATGCA GCTTCTGGAATAGAGAATCTGAGAGGGATACATGAATCAAAAGGGGCAGATTCATCAGATACTAAAAGACTAGATTCTAATGTAATCACTCCTGGAACTGAATTCATGGCTATGCTGTCATCTGCACTACAATACTATGTACAGACCAGAATGAATGAGGACCCAGGCTGGAAAGGAATCAAG GTTATTCTCTCTGATGCTAGTGTACCTGGTGAAGGAGAGCACAAGATTGTTTCTTACATCCGCTTGCAAAGGAATCTTCATGGTTTTGATCCTAACACACGGCATTGCTTGTATGGATTG GATGCAGATCTGATTATGCTTGCACTTGCCACCCACGAAGTTCACTTCACGGTTCTAAGAGAA GATGTTCGCAAAGCACACTCCAAGGATAGAGGTCCAAAACATTTGAAACATGTCCAAGTTGCAGAGTGTGGCAAGGAGTTAGAAAATTTTATATCACAACAGAAGTTTCAG CTTCTCAGAATATGGGTTCTCAGGGACTATCTAGCTTATGATTTACAAATACCAGATTCAGCAGTTAAAATAGACCTGGAACGACTGATAGATGATTTCGTTTTTATGTGTTTATTTGTTGGAAATGATTTTTTACCACACATGCCTTCATTGGAGATATCAGAG GGGGCCATTGACTTGCTCATGAATGTCTACAAGAAGGAATTTGTCCAAATGGGTGGTTACCTTACTAATTCATTTGAG GTTAATTTGAAAAGGGTGGAGCATTTCATACAAGCTGTTGGTTCATGTGAAAATAGGATCTTTAAAAAGCGCATACAG GCAAGAAAAGAATGGGAGAGGCCAATGAGACATCATTCAACTAAA TCAGGTCCTAAAGGGAATCAAACTAAAAGCCATGCAAATTTCAAGACTGCTTTGGAAGATGACAAG gTTAAATTAGGGGAAGAGGGCTGGAAAGACAGATATTATGCAGAAAAATTTGGGGTTGAATCTGTTGAAGACTGTGATAGGGTTCGTAGGGATACG GTTTTGAAATATGCTGAAGGGATATGTTGGGTGATGCATTATTACTACCAAGGAGTCTGCTCCTGGCAATG GTTTTATCCTTATCACTATGCTCCGTTTGCATCTGATTTTCATGGTTTTGATCAATTAGAAATAACTTTCACACTAGGCAAGCCCTTCAAGCCTTTTGATCAGTTGATGGGTGTCCTTCCAGCTGCAAG TGCACAAGCACTCCCTCTTTCGTACAGGGAGTTGATGACAGATCCACTATCCCCCATTTTGGACTTCTATCCTCCTG ATTTTGAGCTTGACATCAATGGAAAAAGGCATTCATGGCAG GCTGTGTGTAAGTTACCATTTATTGAGGAATTCCGTCTTCTCTCAGAGATAGGAAAAGTTGAGAATACATTGACG GAtgaagaaaagaagagaaacaGCCTTGGACTTGATATGCTATTTATTCATGGATCACATCCTTTAGGTGGAAAGATCTTTTCATTCTGTGAACGGAATAAAGATAATCCAAAGCTGACACAGACAAAAGTGAAGCGGAAAATCAACCCAAAATTCAG CCATGGAATGAATGGGTACATGTATATTTCTGATAAACCCGTGTGTCCTATAGAGATACCTTCACCAATTGATGGCATGGATATGATAAGAGACAACAAAGTAAT ATGTGTATTTTATAAAGTCCCTTCTTTTCATCCTCATATTACCAGACTGCCTGAAGGAGTAATATTGCCTGGAAAG GCTATCAAAAAGCATGACATCAAGCCACCTCCAATGCTGTGGCATGAGAAGACTGCCATCACCACAGGGAGAGTCACCGTAAG GCCTATGCCTCCCAAGTCTATATCGGGATCTTGTTTGGCGAGGCTAGCTCATCGGCTTGTTTCGGAAAATCTTATTGTGCCGCGACAAGGAAACGGGGTTAACATGGCATTGCAAGCACCTTTGTCAAACCCGACATGTCCTGACGATGAAAACCTTGACGAATGCAGGAAGAGGAAGCGTAAGGCTGAAAAAAGAAAGGCTCAGCATGAACGCAAGAGACAGAGACTTAAACAACTGGAGGATGCCATTGCTGACCCTTCACAAAAGAGTTCCATTGGACCGGCAGTGTATGCTTGCAATAACGCTCCCGAGCAATGTACAATGATTTTAGGAAATATCTCTGGGGATATATCAACCTGCGCGTAA